The sequence below is a genomic window from Pseudomonadota bacterium.
AGTCGCGCGCGAGCGCTTCCTGCCAGTCGTAACGGCCATCCGTCATGCCATGAACCAGGACGCCATCGACGTCACAGGCGATGAGCCTGGGCTGACCGTTAGCCGCCGGCTCGGCCACTGCCATCATTCTGTTGCCAGCGCGCGGCCGCCTCGTCATCGCTGGTGCGCGCCTCGACCCAGCGTTCGCCGGTGTCGGTGTCCTCGACTTTCCAAAACGGCGCCTTGGTCTTCAGCCAGTCGATCAGAAAGGCGCAGGAGTCGAGTGCTGCTTGCCGGTGTGCCGATGCGGTGACGACCAGGACGATGCGATCGCCCGGTTCCAGCCGGCCATAGCGGTGGATGATCAGACTGGCGTCGAGCGGCCAGCGGCTATGCGCCTCGCGCTCAACCTCTTCAAGCTGGCGCTCGGTCATGCCGGGATAGTGTTCCAGCGTCATGGCAGAAACGTGCTCGCCGTCGGCGACATCGCGCACCAGGCCGATAAAACTCGCGACGCCGCCAATCGACGTCTTGCCGTCGGTCAGCGCGGCGATCTCCGCGCCGGGATCGAAGTCTTCTGCCTGGACCCGGATCATACCCGCCTCAACCGCCGGTCACCGGCGGGAACAGTGCGACC
It includes:
- a CDS encoding molybdenum cofactor biosynthesis protein MoaE; this translates as MIRVQAEDFDPGAEIAALTDGKTSIGGVASFIGLVRDVADGEHVSAMTLEHYPGMTERQLEEVEREAHSRWPLDASLIIHRYGRLEPGDRIVLVVTASAHRQAALDSCAFLIDWLKTKAPFWKVEDTDTGERWVEARTSDDEAAARWQQNDGSGRAGG